In the genome of Hymenobacter taeanensis, one region contains:
- a CDS encoding PIG-L family deacetylase, with amino-acid sequence MAVYITAHPDDWQLFMGSDACADVQRAGGKAIFICLTGGQANEPGDTFWLGREAAFQAAVQKAANLSVPASNVVPTTCKITVKGHSVLMQRYRNTVAYSLRLPDGNLDGKGQARGGYQSMRQLFKDGRFVTPLDGSLSYVSWDDLIQTVQRLLKKEVGEAKVSVHASQPDERYNPRDHSDHRMAGEVALAATNKIECRTLLYVGYDSRRRPINLQPEQAANQRAVYQAYSETMTSHGQPSGWEFSHLQFIGRQYSQVRHKSGQQLGDSIAIPRVVPSTVGGQGDGKTYTSLTLEPNYPNPFDRSSLMAYQMPAAGAVWLRILDVQGREIVRMLHGEQQQAGRHEQWLDVNSFPAAGLYIAELRVGDERRTCRLQIIR; translated from the coding sequence GTGGCCGTATATATCACGGCTCACCCCGACGACTGGCAGCTGTTTATGGGGAGCGATGCCTGTGCTGACGTGCAGCGAGCCGGTGGAAAAGCCATATTTATCTGCCTGACCGGTGGCCAGGCCAATGAGCCCGGCGATACCTTCTGGCTGGGGCGCGAAGCCGCTTTTCAGGCGGCGGTGCAGAAAGCAGCCAACCTCTCGGTGCCGGCGTCGAATGTGGTGCCCACTACTTGTAAAATAACGGTTAAAGGCCACTCCGTGCTTATGCAGCGCTACAGGAATACGGTGGCCTACTCTTTGCGCCTGCCCGACGGTAACCTGGATGGCAAAGGCCAGGCCCGGGGTGGCTATCAGAGCATGCGCCAGCTATTCAAGGACGGTCGTTTCGTAACACCTCTCGATGGCAGCCTGTCCTATGTTTCCTGGGATGATCTGATTCAGACGGTACAAAGACTTTTGAAGAAAGAGGTGGGTGAAGCGAAGGTGAGTGTTCATGCCTCACAGCCCGATGAGCGTTATAACCCCCGTGACCACTCTGACCATCGGATGGCAGGGGAAGTAGCGCTGGCGGCCACCAATAAAATAGAGTGCCGTACGCTACTCTACGTCGGCTATGATAGCCGTCGGCGTCCAATCAATCTGCAGCCTGAGCAGGCTGCTAATCAGCGGGCAGTATACCAGGCCTACAGCGAAACCATGACCAGTCATGGGCAGCCCTCGGGTTGGGAGTTTTCACATTTACAGTTTATTGGTCGCCAATACTCGCAAGTGCGCCACAAAAGCGGCCAGCAGTTGGGAGATTCTATTGCTATTCCGCGAGTTGTGCCCAGCACAGTGGGTGGGCAGGGAGATGGTAAAACGTATACCAGCCTAACCCTGGAGCCTAACTACCCTAACCCCTTTGACCGCTCTAGCCTGATGGCGTACCAGATGCCAGCGGCCGGAGCCGTATGGCTGCGGATACTAGACGTGCAAGGTCGTGAAATAGTACGTATGCTACACGGAGAACAGCAGCAGGCTGGGCGGCATGAGCAATGGCTGGATGTCAACAGTTTTCCGGCGGCGGGCCTCTATATTGCAGAGCTGCGCGTAGGCGACGAGCGGCGTACATGCCGCCTGCAGATTATCCGCTGA
- a CDS encoding NfeD family protein encodes MDWLTIALLLLFGLLFLAVEVIFIPGTTVVGLVGFGLLIAGIWFSYRDLGTNTGHVLLTSSAVVVGLLVYMGLRPKNLNRMALTNVNDARVQDVRHADVLPGTLGRTLSALRPAGTVLFDDDRREVTTRGEFVAAGSEVRVLAIEHNRIVVERVA; translated from the coding sequence ATGGACTGGCTCACAATTGCGCTATTACTCCTTTTCGGGCTGCTGTTTCTGGCGGTCGAAGTCATTTTTATTCCTGGCACCACGGTAGTGGGCTTGGTAGGCTTTGGCCTGCTGATAGCGGGTATCTGGTTCAGCTACCGAGACTTGGGCACTAATACGGGCCACGTACTGCTAACTAGCTCGGCAGTGGTAGTAGGCCTCCTGGTGTACATGGGTCTTCGCCCGAAGAACCTCAACCGTATGGCGCTTACCAACGTCAACGATGCTCGTGTGCAGGATGTGCGTCACGCCGATGTGCTGCCCGGTACTCTGGGCCGCACCCTTTCTGCTTTGCGCCCTGCCGGCACCGTTCTCTTTGATGATGACCGCCGTGAAGTAACTACCCGTGGTGAGTTTGTAGCAGCCGGCTCCGAGGTGCGCGTGCTGGCTATCGAGCACAACCGTATAGTGGTAGAAAGGGTGGCCTAG
- a CDS encoding aldehyde dehydrogenase gives MQYFQNYIDGQLIAPAAGQYLPGVEPATGQVYAQVPASDATDVAQAVRAAERALPAWRSRPAEERGRLLVRISELIERDLERLAHAESQDNGKPVSLARSVDIPRAASNFAFFGTAAQHFASETHYQEGVALNYTVRHPLGVVGCISPWNLPLYLFTWKIAPALAAGCCVVAKPSEITPYTAYLLSELCMEAGLPPGVLNIVHGTGPAVGQAIVEHPGIKAISFTGGTKTGEHIARTAAPMFKKLSLELGGKNPNVVFADCNLTEAVATSLRSSFSNQGQICLCGSRIFIERPIYAAFRQAFLDGVASLTVGDPLAPGTRQGALVSKAHLEKVLGYIALAHQEGGHLLAGGEQVHLPGRCAEGYFLQPTVFEGLAPNCRVNQEEIFGPVVTLTPFDTEAEVIEWANSTEYGLAATIWTQDLTRAHRVAHALHSGIVWVNTWLHRDLRTPFGGMKNSGVGREGGLEALRFFTEPQNVCIKL, from the coding sequence ATGCAGTACTTCCAGAACTATATCGATGGGCAGTTAATAGCGCCAGCCGCCGGGCAGTACCTGCCTGGCGTAGAGCCAGCTACCGGGCAAGTGTACGCCCAGGTTCCGGCCTCTGATGCTACCGATGTAGCCCAGGCAGTGCGGGCCGCAGAGCGGGCACTGCCCGCTTGGCGGAGCCGGCCTGCCGAGGAACGTGGCCGCCTGCTGGTGCGCATCTCAGAGCTGATTGAGCGAGACCTGGAGCGGCTGGCCCACGCCGAAAGCCAGGACAATGGCAAGCCCGTCAGTCTGGCTCGTTCCGTTGATATTCCTAGGGCAGCCAGCAACTTTGCCTTTTTTGGCACTGCTGCTCAGCACTTTGCTTCTGAAACCCATTACCAGGAAGGGGTAGCGCTGAACTACACGGTGCGCCATCCGCTGGGAGTGGTGGGCTGCATTTCCCCCTGGAACTTACCGCTTTATCTCTTTACCTGGAAAATTGCACCGGCCCTGGCAGCTGGCTGCTGCGTGGTAGCCAAACCCTCAGAAATTACACCCTACACCGCTTACCTGCTGAGTGAATTGTGCATGGAAGCAGGTTTACCACCTGGCGTGCTTAACATAGTGCATGGCACTGGCCCGGCAGTGGGGCAGGCAATAGTAGAACACCCCGGCATTAAGGCCATTAGCTTTACGGGCGGCACCAAAACCGGGGAGCACATTGCCCGCACCGCGGCTCCCATGTTCAAGAAGCTCTCATTAGAGCTAGGCGGCAAGAACCCTAACGTGGTATTTGCCGACTGCAACCTTACGGAAGCGGTGGCTACCAGCTTACGCAGCAGCTTCTCCAACCAGGGGCAGATTTGCCTCTGCGGCTCCCGCATTTTCATTGAGCGCCCCATTTACGCTGCTTTCCGGCAGGCTTTCCTGGATGGCGTGGCCTCATTAACCGTTGGCGACCCACTGGCCCCCGGTACCCGGCAGGGTGCTTTGGTCAGTAAGGCTCACCTGGAAAAAGTACTGGGCTACATTGCGCTAGCCCACCAGGAAGGTGGTCATTTGCTGGCCGGCGGAGAGCAAGTACACCTGCCAGGGCGTTGCGCCGAAGGATACTTCCTCCAGCCCACCGTATTTGAGGGCCTGGCCCCTAACTGCCGCGTCAATCAGGAAGAAATTTTTGGCCCAGTGGTTACGCTCACACCCTTTGATACGGAGGCCGAAGTAATTGAGTGGGCCAACAGCACCGAGTATGGCTTGGCCGCCACCATCTGGACCCAGGACCTTACCCGGGCTCACCGGGTAGCGCACGCCCTACACAGCGGTATTGTGTGGGTCAACACCTGGCTGCACCGTGACTTACGCACGCCTTTCGGCGGCATGAAAAACTCGGGGGTTGGGCGCGAGGGTGGCCTGGAGGCGCTCCGCTTTTTTACTGAGCCGCAGAACGTATGCATCAAGCTTTAG
- the proS gene encoding proline--tRNA ligase: protein MSKSLPKRSEDYSLWYNELVKRAGLAENSAVRGCMVIKPYGYAIWEKMQRTLDDMFKRTGHQNAYFPLFVPKSLFEAEEKNAEGFAKECAVVTHYRLQTDPDNPGKLRVDPNAKLEEELVVRPTSEAIIWSTYKNWIQSYRDLPLLINQWANVVRWEMRTRLFLRTAEFLWQEGHTAHATAEEAVAETRQMLEVYAQFAEEWMGLPVVKGVKTENERFAGALDTYCIEGLMQDGKALQAGTSHFLGQNFAKAFDVQFATKEGGLEHVWGTSWGVSTRLMGALVMAHSDDEGLVLPPKLAPIQVVIVPIYKTGQLDELLERIRPMQMGLIERGISVKIDDRDTERPGFKFAEWELKGVPVRIAVGMRDLDGGTVEVARRDTKEKMNLPLADIVNSVDQLLHDIQRNIYQRALRFREENTTRVDTYEEFKQVLDNKPGFVVAHWDGTSETEERIKEETKATIRCIALNEPDEDGVCIVTGKPSKRRVYFARAY, encoded by the coding sequence ATGAGCAAAAGTTTGCCGAAACGCAGTGAAGATTATTCACTGTGGTACAATGAGTTGGTGAAGCGTGCCGGCCTGGCCGAAAACTCGGCCGTACGGGGCTGTATGGTTATCAAACCGTACGGGTATGCCATCTGGGAAAAGATGCAACGCACCCTGGACGATATGTTCAAACGGACGGGCCACCAGAATGCCTATTTCCCGCTTTTTGTACCTAAAAGCCTGTTTGAAGCTGAGGAGAAAAATGCCGAAGGCTTTGCCAAGGAATGCGCAGTGGTAACCCACTACCGCCTGCAAACTGACCCCGATAACCCCGGCAAGCTACGCGTAGACCCCAATGCCAAGCTGGAAGAAGAGTTGGTAGTGCGTCCTACCTCGGAGGCCATCATCTGGAGCACTTACAAAAACTGGATTCAGAGCTACCGCGACCTGCCCCTGCTCATTAACCAGTGGGCCAACGTGGTGCGCTGGGAAATGCGTACCCGACTGTTTCTGCGCACCGCCGAGTTTTTGTGGCAGGAAGGGCATACTGCCCACGCCACCGCCGAAGAAGCCGTAGCTGAAACCCGCCAGATGCTGGAGGTATACGCGCAGTTTGCCGAGGAGTGGATGGGCCTGCCCGTGGTGAAAGGCGTAAAAACTGAGAATGAGCGCTTTGCCGGCGCCCTCGACACGTATTGCATTGAAGGCTTGATGCAGGACGGTAAGGCGCTGCAAGCAGGTACTTCGCACTTCCTGGGTCAGAATTTTGCCAAGGCCTTCGACGTACAATTCGCGACCAAAGAAGGTGGCCTGGAGCACGTATGGGGTACCAGCTGGGGCGTAAGCACGCGCCTGATGGGTGCCCTGGTAATGGCCCACTCCGATGATGAAGGTCTGGTGCTGCCGCCCAAGCTGGCGCCTATTCAGGTGGTAATTGTGCCCATTTATAAAACCGGCCAGCTTGATGAGCTGCTGGAGCGTATCCGGCCGATGCAAATGGGCCTGATTGAGCGTGGCATCTCAGTAAAAATTGATGACCGCGACACCGAGCGCCCCGGCTTTAAGTTTGCCGAGTGGGAGTTGAAAGGCGTACCTGTACGCATTGCCGTGGGTATGCGCGACCTAGACGGCGGCACCGTAGAAGTTGCCCGCCGCGACACCAAGGAGAAAATGAACCTGCCGCTAGCCGACATTGTGAACAGCGTAGATCAGCTGCTGCACGATATTCAGCGCAATATTTACCAGCGGGCCCTGCGCTTCCGGGAGGAGAACACCACCCGCGTGGATACCTACGAAGAGTTCAAGCAGGTTCTCGACAACAAGCCTGGCTTTGTGGTAGCCCACTGGGATGGCACTTCTGAAACCGAGGAGCGCATCAAGGAGGAAACCAAGGCCACTATCCGCTGCATTGCGCTTAACGAGCCCGATGAGGATGGTGTTTGCATTGTAACCGGTAAGCCCTCGAAGCGCCGTGTGTACTTTGCGCGGGCCTACTAG
- a CDS encoding OmpA family protein, translating to MSIRKILLSGGLVVGIHSITQAQHAVWANKVVAVSSQKAEGKEAFSPEKVLGEPNALPLGQVSNDAWIPRKEGANESIEVKFPKSLVAKQVTIVENFNPGSITKIELVDTRGQKHQVYANANPGPIPEAFRALQVTFSPGTYRTIGAVVSMNTKAVNGVNQLDAIGIADVAEVMVKKEFQAEKNAVSFDSAMVNLGPNVNTKYVDTHPVISPDGRTLFFARQESPQNVGGAKDAQDVWYSTLQSAQKKTWSQAKNIGSPINTPGPNGLASISSDGNTALLINVYKPDGTLDPKGISMSRRTKTGWSQPEKVTIDDFYNDDPENVDYYLGVSGKVLLMAVDRKDGQGQQDIFVSFRKEDNAGWTKPRNLGPNINTKKPEFAPFLAADGKTLYFASEGWGGYGKSDIFYSKRLDDTWTNWTRPRNLGAKVNSPDFDAYYTVSAAGEEAYLVSARKGIDNSKDIFRINLTPSFRPEVVTLVRGRVLDAVTKKPIVATILYENLLTGEEIGVAETSPVDGSYTIVLPSGAHYGYRAEAKEYLAESDNLDVTDRQKYSEVNQDLYLVPFAVGQTIKLNNIFFAQSKYVLRETSYPELQRLVKTLKAYPQVEIKIEGHTDNQGDPALNLKLSQDRVNEVKKYIVSKGISSSRITTEGFGDKKPIASNEQEETRRLNRRVEFRITKK from the coding sequence ATGAGCATCCGAAAAATACTGTTGTCGGGAGGGTTGGTAGTAGGGATACATAGCATCACGCAAGCCCAACACGCTGTCTGGGCCAATAAAGTGGTGGCCGTTTCGTCGCAAAAGGCAGAAGGAAAAGAAGCCTTCTCCCCCGAAAAAGTGCTTGGTGAGCCCAACGCCCTCCCGCTAGGACAAGTTAGTAACGACGCCTGGATTCCTAGGAAGGAAGGTGCCAACGAGTCTATCGAAGTAAAATTTCCGAAGTCACTTGTTGCCAAGCAGGTAACTATTGTTGAGAACTTTAACCCTGGCTCCATTACCAAAATTGAGCTGGTAGATACGCGCGGTCAAAAACACCAGGTGTATGCAAATGCCAACCCGGGACCTATTCCGGAGGCATTCAGAGCTTTGCAGGTTACCTTTTCACCGGGTACCTACCGTACTATTGGCGCGGTAGTTTCCATGAATACTAAGGCAGTAAATGGGGTGAACCAGCTTGATGCCATTGGTATTGCTGATGTGGCCGAAGTAATGGTGAAAAAGGAATTCCAGGCCGAGAAGAATGCCGTAAGCTTCGACTCAGCCATGGTGAACCTGGGGCCCAACGTGAATACCAAATACGTGGATACCCACCCGGTAATTTCACCCGATGGCCGCACTTTATTCTTTGCCCGCCAGGAAAGCCCCCAGAATGTGGGCGGGGCCAAAGACGCTCAGGATGTATGGTACTCAACGCTGCAAAGTGCCCAGAAGAAAACCTGGAGCCAGGCAAAGAACATCGGCAGCCCCATCAACACTCCGGGGCCCAACGGCTTAGCCTCCATTTCCTCGGATGGCAATACGGCCCTGCTGATCAACGTATATAAACCCGACGGTACGCTTGACCCCAAGGGCATAAGCATGTCGCGCCGCACTAAAACGGGGTGGAGCCAGCCTGAGAAAGTCACTATTGATGACTTCTACAACGATGACCCCGAAAACGTTGATTACTACCTAGGCGTCTCGGGTAAAGTGCTCTTAATGGCCGTTGACCGAAAGGACGGGCAGGGGCAACAGGATATATTCGTGAGCTTCCGCAAGGAAGATAATGCTGGCTGGACGAAGCCCCGCAACCTTGGCCCCAACATCAACACCAAAAAACCGGAGTTTGCGCCATTCCTGGCCGCTGATGGCAAGACCTTGTATTTCGCCTCAGAAGGATGGGGCGGCTATGGCAAGAGCGACATCTTCTACAGCAAGCGTCTCGATGATACCTGGACGAACTGGACCCGCCCCCGTAACCTGGGAGCCAAGGTAAACTCTCCCGACTTTGATGCCTATTACACGGTATCGGCGGCGGGTGAAGAGGCCTACCTAGTATCGGCGCGCAAGGGCATTGATAACTCCAAGGATATCTTTCGCATTAACCTTACGCCTAGCTTCCGACCGGAGGTAGTGACCTTGGTAAGAGGACGAGTACTGGATGCAGTTACCAAGAAGCCTATTGTAGCCACCATCCTCTACGAGAACCTGCTTACAGGTGAGGAAATTGGCGTAGCCGAAACCAGCCCCGTTGATGGTTCCTACACTATTGTGTTGCCCTCTGGCGCGCACTATGGCTACCGGGCAGAAGCGAAAGAGTACTTGGCCGAGTCAGACAACCTGGACGTGACGGACCGGCAGAAATACTCGGAGGTAAACCAAGATCTGTATCTGGTGCCCTTCGCCGTAGGCCAGACTATCAAGCTGAACAACATCTTCTTTGCGCAGAGCAAATATGTGTTGCGCGAGACTTCTTATCCGGAGCTGCAGCGCCTGGTTAAAACGCTAAAGGCCTATCCGCAGGTAGAAATCAAGATTGAAGGTCACACCGACAATCAGGGCGACCCCGCGCTAAACCTGAAGCTAAGCCAAGACCGTGTGAACGAGGTAAAGAAATACATCGTGAGCAAGGGCATCAGCAGCAGCCGTATTACCACTGAAGGTTTCGGAGATAAAAAGCCCATTGCTTCTAACGAGCAGGAAGAAACCCGCCGTCTCAACCGCCGCGTGGAGTTCCGCATCACCAAGAAGTAA
- a CDS encoding DinB family protein, translating into MQSTAFLADIQHRLATIEASVQQLLPLPKAVLNHKSSPESWSVLECLEHLNRYGRYYLPALQRALGHSKASAGPGEEVGFSWLGRKSYELVRPDNRKAQKTLGRMNPAQSHLTPAVVQEFQAQVTAIRALLPQAAQANLNQKAVPVEFFRLLKLRVGEALLFVVAHMQRHVQQAERAAATASQKESQPA; encoded by the coding sequence ATGCAATCAACTGCCTTTCTCGCTGATATTCAGCACCGGCTAGCTACTATTGAGGCTTCTGTGCAGCAGCTACTGCCGCTACCCAAAGCAGTGCTAAACCACAAGTCCAGCCCCGAAAGTTGGAGCGTATTGGAATGCCTGGAGCATTTGAACCGCTACGGACGCTACTACTTGCCCGCCCTGCAACGGGCCCTAGGCCACTCCAAGGCCTCCGCTGGGCCAGGTGAGGAGGTAGGCTTTAGCTGGTTAGGCCGTAAGTCATATGAGCTGGTACGGCCTGACAACCGCAAGGCGCAAAAAACACTCGGCCGCATGAACCCCGCCCAGAGCCACCTGACGCCGGCCGTAGTGCAGGAATTTCAGGCACAAGTAACAGCAATTCGGGCGTTGCTGCCCCAAGCGGCACAGGCTAACCTCAACCAGAAGGCAGTGCCCGTAGAGTTTTTTCGATTACTGAAGCTACGGGTAGGGGAGGCGCTGCTCTTTGTAGTAGCGCACATGCAGCGCCACGTGCAACAAGCGGAAAGAGCGGCAGCCACTGCCTCTCAAAAAGAAAGCCAACCTGCTTAA
- a CDS encoding Crp/Fnr family transcriptional regulator codes for MSPTSATPSAALLALKSLLGQVPQLTPADVEIFVAQWRKAMRLPRGEFLIRPGQAEHHLYFVHTGLLRIYFPAGPEEICVGFGYESSLLCSFPSFVTGQPSEYGIQALRGSELLGISRSDFLAFVEQNTNFARFWRAELERNLVGRIEREIDLLLPDPAQRYQRLLARSPTLFQRVPKKYIASYLRMTPETLSRLR; via the coding sequence GTGTCGCCTACTTCTGCCACTCCATCTGCCGCACTTCTGGCTCTTAAAAGTCTGCTAGGCCAGGTGCCGCAACTAACACCCGCCGATGTTGAAATCTTTGTGGCGCAGTGGCGGAAGGCCATGCGCTTGCCGCGAGGCGAATTCCTGATTCGGCCGGGGCAAGCAGAGCACCATCTGTACTTTGTACACACTGGCCTACTGCGCATCTACTTTCCGGCGGGCCCCGAGGAAATCTGCGTGGGCTTTGGCTATGAGAGCAGCCTGCTCTGCTCCTTTCCTTCCTTCGTGACCGGGCAGCCGTCGGAGTACGGTATTCAGGCGCTACGCGGGAGTGAGCTGCTGGGCATCAGCCGTTCAGATTTTCTGGCTTTTGTGGAGCAAAATACCAACTTCGCCCGCTTCTGGCGTGCCGAGCTAGAGCGCAACCTAGTGGGCCGCATTGAGCGAGAAATAGATCTGCTGCTGCCAGATCCGGCCCAGCGCTACCAACGGTTGCTAGCCCGCAGCCCTACGCTGTTTCAGCGGGTGCCCAAAAAGTACATTGCCTCTTACCTGCGCATGACGCCCGAAACGCTGAGCCGGCTGCGCTAA
- a CDS encoding energy transducer TonB, translated as MPTLRPFYLLSLLAVATLGCQRDQPKRTEQRSPALADSLALDSVVEPVAVTPVRRDWHHLERLTNRKAPLVVYRRGVVRPSSFNMAAPPVEARLQDLTLKASEYFQIDPSRPAEVQGREGTIIRIPAKALLDARQRPATGTVWVEVKECYSVADLLLSNLLTETTTGTPLELAGAVLVRATAGGQQLALATSQEMQVQLASAPQPQLYYGDAVGTSAPLRWKAAEAAATAAEKVYSSVEQMPQYGDGPEDINKLIRYPSQAMSHQTQGIVFASFVVDETGRVANPRIIKGLGDGCDEEVLRVLRQTSGRWQPGKQEGQAVKVRLTLPIRFAFEQGAGSAVEAHGLAASDPTEPEFAKVPNGMWVRRLGWIATGKAWTGATTAYYVPVPAAAEQTALRMVLPGRRVVLAGMPQTGGYQFLAAPARAKIVLLGMRYENGAPFVARQEARTSIPPDSLQFAETSLGELEATLATFN; from the coding sequence ATGCCTACTCTCCGCCCCTTTTATTTGCTGTCTTTACTGGCAGTTGCCACCCTCGGATGCCAACGGGACCAGCCAAAGCGTACCGAGCAGCGCAGCCCCGCTCTAGCCGACTCCCTAGCCCTGGATTCCGTTGTGGAGCCAGTGGCTGTGACGCCCGTGCGGCGCGACTGGCACCATCTGGAGCGGCTCACGAACCGAAAAGCGCCTCTGGTGGTGTATCGTCGCGGGGTAGTGCGGCCGTCTTCCTTCAATATGGCAGCGCCTCCGGTAGAAGCCCGCTTGCAGGACCTAACGCTGAAAGCCAGCGAATACTTCCAGATTGATCCTTCTAGGCCGGCAGAAGTGCAGGGGCGGGAGGGTACTATCATCCGAATTCCGGCCAAAGCGCTGCTCGATGCCCGTCAGCGCCCGGCTACCGGTACCGTATGGGTAGAGGTAAAAGAGTGTTATTCTGTTGCCGACTTGCTGCTCTCTAATTTGCTAACCGAGACAACGACTGGCACTCCGTTGGAACTGGCCGGGGCCGTGCTGGTGCGTGCCACGGCGGGCGGGCAGCAACTAGCCTTGGCTACTAGCCAGGAAATGCAGGTGCAGCTGGCCAGCGCACCGCAGCCGCAGCTATATTATGGAGATGCCGTGGGCACAAGCGCGCCACTACGCTGGAAGGCAGCTGAGGCGGCAGCCACAGCCGCTGAAAAGGTGTATAGCTCCGTTGAGCAGATGCCCCAGTACGGAGACGGGCCCGAAGATATCAACAAACTTATTCGGTACCCCAGCCAGGCAATGAGTCACCAAACCCAAGGGATAGTATTTGCCTCTTTTGTTGTTGATGAAACTGGCCGGGTAGCCAACCCCCGGATTATCAAAGGACTAGGAGACGGCTGTGATGAGGAAGTGCTGCGCGTGTTGCGGCAAACCTCAGGCCGCTGGCAGCCAGGCAAGCAAGAAGGACAAGCCGTGAAAGTTCGCCTCACCCTCCCCATTCGGTTTGCCTTTGAGCAAGGCGCTGGCTCAGCCGTAGAAGCCCATGGGCTGGCCGCCTCAGACCCCACAGAGCCCGAATTTGCGAAGGTGCCCAACGGTATGTGGGTGAGGCGCCTGGGCTGGATTGCTACCGGCAAGGCTTGGACCGGGGCCACCACGGCGTACTACGTGCCTGTACCTGCAGCGGCGGAGCAAACTGCCCTGCGAATGGTGCTGCCAGGGAGAAGGGTAGTGCTGGCCGGAATGCCGCAAACCGGAGGCTACCAGTTTCTGGCTGCGCCGGCTCGTGCCAAAATAGTGCTACTTGGGATGCGCTATGAGAACGGAGCGCCTTTTGTAGCCCGGCAAGAAGCCCGTACCAGCATTCCTCCTGACTCGTTGCAGTTTGCAGAGACTTCACTCGGTGAGCTGGAAGCTACGTTGGCCACGTTTAATTAG
- the floA gene encoding flotillin-like protein FloA (flotillin-like protein involved in membrane lipid rafts) → MDFPFFPIVVGGIVLLVFLYFFPISLWITALFSGVRVSLFQLAFMRVRKVPPSLIVNSMITSTKAGLELTANDLETHYLAGGNIPSVIKALISADKANIPLSFKQATAIDLAGRDVFEAVTTSVNPKVINTPNVAAVAQDGIQLIAKARITVRANIAQLVGGAGEETILARVGEGIVTSIGSSHSHKEVLENPDKISKLVLSKGLDAGTAFEILSIDIADIDIGENIGAKLQTDQASADLRVAEARAEERRAMAVAMEQENRAKTQEAKARVVDAEAEIPKAIAEAFRSGNLGIMDYYKMRNIQSDTDMRDSIANPSGQNSSTKPGRDETRLS, encoded by the coding sequence ATGGATTTCCCGTTTTTCCCGATTGTCGTCGGTGGCATTGTGCTACTGGTGTTTCTGTACTTCTTCCCCATCAGCCTCTGGATTACGGCCCTATTCTCGGGAGTGCGGGTGAGCCTGTTTCAACTGGCGTTTATGCGGGTGCGCAAAGTGCCCCCATCCCTCATCGTCAACTCCATGATTACCTCCACCAAAGCTGGCCTAGAGCTCACTGCCAACGACCTGGAGACCCATTACCTGGCGGGTGGCAACATTCCTAGCGTTATCAAAGCCCTTATATCGGCTGATAAAGCCAACATTCCACTCAGCTTCAAGCAGGCTACCGCCATTGACCTGGCCGGCCGCGATGTGTTTGAGGCCGTAACTACCAGCGTAAACCCAAAAGTGATTAACACGCCCAATGTGGCTGCTGTAGCGCAAGATGGTATCCAGCTTATTGCCAAAGCCCGTATTACGGTGCGCGCTAACATTGCCCAGCTGGTGGGCGGTGCCGGCGAAGAAACCATTCTGGCCCGCGTAGGCGAGGGCATTGTAACCAGCATCGGCTCCTCGCACTCGCACAAGGAAGTGCTGGAAAACCCCGATAAGATTTCCAAGCTGGTGCTGAGCAAGGGCCTGGATGCCGGCACCGCCTTCGAAATCCTGTCTATTGATATTGCTGACATTGACATAGGAGAGAACATTGGCGCCAAGCTCCAGACCGATCAGGCCTCCGCCGATTTGCGCGTAGCCGAGGCGCGTGCCGAAGAGCGCCGGGCCATGGCCGTGGCCATGGAGCAGGAGAACCGCGCTAAAACGCAGGAAGCCAAAGCCCGCGTGGTGGATGCCGAGGCCGAAATTCCGAAAGCTATTGCGGAGGCTTTCCGCTCCGGCAACCTTGGCATTATGGACTACTATAAAATGCGCAACATTCAGTCAGATACAGACATGCGCGACTCTATTGCCAATCCCAGCGGCCAGAACAGCAGCACCAAGCCCGGCCGCGACGAGACCCGGTTGAGCTAG